attttgcattatgagattcgcgctttggcacaaaaatctaactcgtcccacacaatccacatgccaaattaaaaaaatatctgagagatgactgatccggttgacgcggaatagcccatatacatatatatctatatatatacatatatatatatgaatatatatatgtatattataattttcaattgacttccgaaaaaaggaaaattgaggaaaaaaattttttctacaacatttcaattttttgaaattatgtatcatcatcagaaaaatcctgaatattttcaattagtcgctcattctttattttatttcatttttttataattttttccattaacaatcatttcttatttcattacattatttacgtcaattaccttcatcaatattatattatattcatgtataatataaatatatataaatacatatatacatatgtatctatatatatatatatatataaatatgtatacatatatatatatatatatatatgtaggtatatatatatatatatgaatatatatgtatgttataattttcagtttactcttgaaaagagggaaattgataaaaaaaaattttatccacaagatttcaattttttaaaattatgtataatcatcagaaaaatcctgaatatttttgattattcgctcatttcttattttatttcatttttttataatttttttcattcacaatcattttttatttcatcacattatttacctcaattaccttcatttatattttatgatattgatgtatcatataaatatatatacatatatacatattaaaatatatatatatatatgtaggtatatatatatatatatgaatagatatatgtatattatgatcttcaattcacttttaaaaagagggaaattgaagatgaaaaattttttccacaatatttcaattttttaaaattatgtataattatcagaaaaattccgaatactcttaattattcgctcattttttattttctttcatttttttataatttttcttattcacaatcattttttatttcatcacattatttacctcaattaccttcatttatattttatgatattgatgtatcatataaatatatatacatatatacatattaaaatatatatatatatatatatatatatatatatatatatatatatatatatatatatgtaggtatatatatatatatatgaatatatatgtatgttataattttGAGTTTACTcttgaaaagagggaaattgaaaaaaaaaattttttccacaacatttcaattttttaaaattatgtataattatcagaaaaatcctaaatatttttaattattcgctcatttttgatttcactttattttttcataaatttttccattcacaattatttttcattttattacattatttacctcaatcaacttcatttatattctattatgtTAAGgtataattcaaatatatatgaatatatatatacatatatgtatatatatatccatatatccatatatatatatgtatatatacatatgtatatatatatatataaacgtatatatatatatatatatatacatatgtatcttataattttcaattcaattttaaaaaatgggaaattgaaaaaaaaaaatttttatcacattatttcaattattcaaaattatgtatgattattagagagatcctgaatatttttaatcaatcgcttatttttcattttatttcattttttcataattttttccattcacaatcattttttatttcatcacattatttaccttaattatcttcattcatattttatgatattaatgcatcatataaatatatataaatatatacatatataaatatatatatatatatatatatatatatatatatatatatatatatatatagatatatatatatgtaggtatatatatatatatatgaatagataaatgtatattatgatttccaatttactttcaaaaagagggaaattgaaaacgaaaaattttttccacaatatttcaattttttaaaattatgtataattatcagaaaaattccgaatatttttaattatttgcttcttctttattttatttcatttttttataattttttccattcgcgatcattttttattttattacattatttacgtcaattaccttcattcatattatattatatttatgtataatataaatatatataaatacatatttacatatgtatctatatatatatatatatataaatatgtatacatatatatatatatttatatgtaggtatatatatatatatgtggcGCCTGCCACATACACGCACTCGGTCTAGTATTAGAGCGAGGCAATGCTCGGCGTTTATCGCCCAATTTCGGAAATAATCCTCAGCGCGCTTTCCTCACTCCAGCGGGCAAAAACGAGAGCGAAGATCCTTCGCATCACCTCGCAGATAGTCAAAATCAACACACGCTAGAGTACCGTTATTGTAACCGCGCTATAACCGGATCTCCGTATACACGCACCTGTAAAACCTAATAAACATCCTTTTATATTTTACCTATCGCACGCTTTAATACGTAGGATCCCAGTAATCCAGATCCCACATTGGTGACCCCGACGTGATATAGAAACGTTTTGCACTCGCGTGAATATTTCTGCCGGTTTCTCGCGATTCTTTTCCCGCGCCCGCGCGCCACGCCGAGTGTGCCCTTAGCGCGCTGAGAAATCGACTCCAAAACTTTTCGCCGCGCTTATTATTCGCTCCCACCGCGAAGGCGGAGACTCCAAGTGGTAGTGCGCgcataaaatttattgctgCTTTTCACGAGTGTCCGCGTGTTTTTCCTCCCCGCTCGCGCAAGGCCGAGCACCCAGAGACGTTGTGCTGCGTGAGTGAATTCATAGACACCTTGAGTGCTTAATCAGTGAGTGAAACCCCTCTCGTGCTGCAGTGCGAAGCACACGCGAATGATATACCAGGACGCTCTGGAAGACTCAGGAACAGGACCGGGAGAAGACCAAGAACCGAGCCAAGGAGAGTCAACGCTAAACGAAATGCAGGGTGATCAACCGCCGGCCCTGACGCCGAACCCCGTAAGGCTCAGGGTGCCGCCATTTTGCCCCGAACGACCAGCGCTCTGGTTCGCGCAACAGGAAGCGCAATTTCGAACGCAGGGTATTGTAACGGAAATCGGCCGATACTACCACACGATATCGAACATACCAACGCGTTACGCCGCGGAGGTAGAAAATCTTATCGTCACGCCCCCGGTAACCCTTCCGTACCAAGCGCTAAAAATAGCATTGATCGCGCGTTTTTCTCAATCGAGAgaagcaaaaattttacagctcCTCGACCGCGAAAGCCTTGGTGACCGCACACCATCAGCGCATTTACGCCATCTGCGTAGCCTCGTCCCTGACATAGACGAGGAAATTCTTAAAGCGCGCTGGCTATCACATCTCCCcgaaaatattagaatttgCCTCGTGGCACAAAACAAATTAACGCTCACCGAGCTAAGCGAGACAGCCGATCGCGTACACGAGCAAGTAAACAAAGGCAATAATGTTTCGGCGGTATCAAGCCCCGAAGCTCAAATAGCCGCACTCACACGTCAAGTCGAACAGCTATCAAACCAAGGCCGCCGcaatcaaaacaaaacgagcaagaaaaaagaacgctCGCGTAGCCGTTCACGCAGCAAGTCGAGTACACGCGGACTCTCACCAACATCGAACATATGTTGGTACCACAAGAAATTCGGCAATTCCGCGAAGAAGTGCTTCCCAGCGGGATGTAAATTTCCGGGAAACGCCAGCGGGAGTCGTTAATGGCTGAAACCGATTCCCTCGCGCAACCCAGCCGCCTTTTCGTAAAAGACAGACCCACTGGAACGCAATTTTTGGTGGACACGGGATCCGATCTCTCGGTAATCCCCCCCGGAGGAGCCCCCGCGCGGAAAGCAAGGACAGGTTATCAATTACGCGCCGCAAACGGCTCGCCTATTGACACCTTCGGCTGGACCACAATGACACTCGACCTCAGTTTACGCAGAGACCTGTCATGGCGTTTCGTCGTGGCAGACGTCACGCGTGCCTCAATCGGCGCAGATTTCCTGAGCCACTTCGGGATTGCGGTAGATTTAAAAGGCCGCCGCCTTATCGACACCACGACAACGCTCACATCGCTAGGCTCGATCGCGCACATCGATCACGCCTCGGTCAAGGTCATCTCTTGCGACAACTCGCCgcaattcgaaaaaataatcgccGAGTTCCCCGATATCGTTAAACCAGACGGAGCCGTCCGTGACGTTAAACACAACACGTATCGTTACATAAAAACGACGGACGGACCTCCAGTCTCGAGTAAAGCACGTCGTCTCGCGTCGGatcgtttgaaaatcgcgaaagaGGAGTTCGAGAGATTAATTAAGCTGGGCATCGCGCGCCGCTCCGACAGCCCCTGGTCGTCTCCTCTCCACCTCGTGCCCAAGAAATCCGGCGAATGGCGCCCGTGCGGTGACTACCGTCGTCTCAACGCTCGCACGACGCCCGATAGCTACCCCGTACGTTATCTGGAAGATTTTTGCGCGAACTGTCACGGTTGCCAAATATTTTCCGTCATCGATCTCGTGCGCGCATTCAACCAAATACCCGTCGCGCCCGAAGACGTCCCGAAGACAGCGATCATCACACCGTTTGGTCTCTTCGAATTCCCGTTCATGACATTCGGACTTCGAAATGCCGCGCAAACCTTCCAACGGTTCATGGACGACGTCACCCGCGATCTCCCATTCGTGTTCGTGTACATCGACGACATTTTCGTCGCCTCGCGAGACGCGCAACAACACCGAGAACATCTCCGCATCGTGTTCGAACGCCTCCGACGGTACGGACTCGTCATAAACGCCGCGAAATCGTGTCTCGGTCAAACAGAAGTAAAATTCCTCGGTCACGCAGTCAACGCGCAAGGCATTAAACCGCTACCTGAACGCGTCGACGCGATCACCAACCTCAAGAAGCCTGAAAACATTAAGGGCCTGCGCAATTTTCTCGGTACGATAAATTTCTACCGAAAATTCATCAAACACGCGGCGGAAACACTCGCGCCTCTTAACCGCCTCCTGGAAGGATCCGAGGTCAAGGGCAAGACAAAAATCGCGTGGAACGCCGAGCTCGAAGACGcgttcgaaaaatcgaaacgagCCCTCGCCGACGCAACACTCCTCGTGCATCCAGACACGAACGCCGAGTGGGCAATCTTCGCAGATGCATCGGAACGAGCCATCGGAGCCGCCCTCCAACAGCACCGCCAAGGTCAATGGGAGCCGCTCGCGTTCTTCAGCAAGAAACTATCACCCTCCGCGCAAAAGATGTCGACGTACGATCGCGAACTCGAGGCAATCTACGAAGCCGTCAGACGCTTCCGACACCTTTTCGAAGGTCGGCACATCGCCATCTACACGGACCACAAGCCGCTAACTCACGCGTTCAACCAACGTCCCGAGCGCGCAACTCCGTGGCAATTTAGGCGACTCGACCTCGTCGGCCAATTCACCTCCGACATCCGACACGTATCCGGCTCAGAAAACGTCGTAGCAGACATGCTGTCGCGCGTCGACGCGATCGCAGCAGCAGTTTCACCACAGGAGCTCGCGCAGTCTCAACGCGAAGACGACGAGCTACGCCAACTGCTAGAAAACAACAACCACGCGCTCGACCTCAGACGCCTCCGTTACCAGGACCCAGATGTGACTCTGTACTGTGATACTTCGTCAGGTACAGTGCGCCCGTACGTGCCCGCTCCCCTCAGGAAGCGAGTGTTCCATTCCTTACACTCAGCGGCACACCCCGGACAACGCGCGTCTCGACGCCTCATTGCTCAACGCTACGTATGGCCGTCGATCAACAAAGATTGCAACGAGTGGGCTCGATGCTGCGTGCCTTGCCAACGCAGCAAGATATCGCGACACACAGTCTCGCCCATCGCCAA
The Neodiprion pinetum isolate iyNeoPine1 unplaced genomic scaffold, iyNeoPine1.2 ptg000129l, whole genome shotgun sequence genome window above contains:
- the LOC124224298 gene encoding uncharacterized protein, with product MIYQDALEDSGTGPGEDQEPSQGESTLNEMQGDQPPALTPNPVRLRVPPFCPERPALWFAQQEAQFRTQGIVTEIGRYYHTISNIPTRYAAEVENLIVTPPVTLPYQALKIALIARFSQSREAKILQLLDRESLGDRTPSAHLRHLRSLVPDIDEEILKARWLSHLPENIRICLVAQNKLTLTELSETADRVHEQVNKGNNVSAVSSPEAQIAALTRQVEQLSNQGRRNQNKTSKKKERSRSRSRSKSSTRGLSPTSNICWYHKKFGNSAKKCFPAGCKFPGNASGSR